From Haemophilus parainfluenzae:
CAACATGCAGACTACTTAGAACAAGACTTAGCGATGACAAAAGATGGTCGTTTAGTTGTTATTCATGACCACTTCTTAGACGGCTTAACTGACGTGGCGAAAAAATTCCCAAATCGTCATCGTAAAGATGGTCGCTACTATGTAATCGACTTCACCTTAAAAGAAATTCAAAGTTTAAATATGACTGAAAACTTTGAAACCAAAGATGGTAAACAAGTTGCAGTATATCCAGGCCGTTTCCCACTTTGGAAATCCCACTTCAAAATCCATACTTTTGAAGATGAGTTAGAATTCATCCAAGGTTTAGAAAAATCGACTGGTAAAAAAGTGGGTATCTACCCTGAAATCAAAGCACCTTGGTTCCACCACCAAAATGGCAAAGACATTGCAGTTGAAACCCTTAAAGTGTTGAAAAAATACGGTTACGACAAGAAATCTGACATGATTTACTTACAAACCTTCGACTTCAATGAGTTAAAACGTATCAAAAACGAATTGCTACCAAAAATGGACATGGATTTAAAACTTGTTCAATTAGTGGCATACACCGATTGGCATGAAACTGAAGAAAAAGATGCGAAAGGCAAATGGGTGAACTACGATTACGATTGGATGTTCAAACCAGGTGCAATGGCAGAAGTGGTGAAATACGCTGATGGCGTTGGTCCAGGCTGGTACATGTTAGTGGATAAAGAAAAATCAAAACCAGGCAATATCGTATACACCCCATTAGTGAAAGAACTCGCACAATACAAAGTGGAATTACACCCATACACCGTGCGTAAAGATGCATTACCTGAATTCTTCACTGACGTAAATCAAATGTACGATGCGTTATTGAATAAATCTGGTGCAACTGGTGTATTCACCGACTTCCCAGATACAGGCGTTGAGTTTTTGAAGAAACAAAAATAATACATAAGTAAAAGTAATAAAAAGAGCGGCCAAGATTCGTTGTGATTTTTGAACGCTTTTATTAAAACGAATATTAATTAGAATGTAAACAACTTTCTATTAATCATTTTTTACACAATCATGATTATCTCATACATTATCAACTTTTCTGTAAAAAATTAATCAAAATGAATTTTTCAGGATCAACTGTAGTATTGATCAGAATTGCTTTAGTAATTTTCAAACTAATCTTTCTTCTTTTCTAACACCCAAATTTGGAAAAAGCTCTCTATCAAATCAAGGTATAGATAACCTAGTGAAAATCTACTGGTAACTTAGTGGAAATCTACTGGTAACTTAGTGGAAATCTACTGGTAACTTAGTGGAATTCTACTGGTAACTTAGTGGAATTCTACTGGTAACTTAGTGGAAATCTACTGGTAACTTAGTGGAAATCTACTGGTAACTTAGTGGAAATCTACT
This genomic window contains:
- the glpQ gene encoding glycerophosphodiester phosphodiesterase; amino-acid sequence: MKLKTLALSLLAAGVLAGCSAHSSVDTMKSDKIIIAHRGASGYLPEHTLESKALAFAQHADYLEQDLAMTKDGRLVVIHDHFLDGLTDVAKKFPNRHRKDGRYYVIDFTLKEIQSLNMTENFETKDGKQVAVYPGRFPLWKSHFKIHTFEDELEFIQGLEKSTGKKVGIYPEIKAPWFHHQNGKDIAVETLKVLKKYGYDKKSDMIYLQTFDFNELKRIKNELLPKMDMDLKLVQLVAYTDWHETEEKDAKGKWVNYDYDWMFKPGAMAEVVKYADGVGPGWYMLVDKEKSKPGNIVYTPLVKELAQYKVELHPYTVRKDALPEFFTDVNQMYDALLNKSGATGVFTDFPDTGVEFLKKQK